The Bacillus sp. Y1 genome has a window encoding:
- a CDS encoding MFS transporter has product MDKQNSQFRWVVFATVLFTYLLMASQRTAPGLITDQVMRDIQVTASTIGVLTSIQFFVYTGLQIPMGILADRYGPNFFLIVGAILTGIGTIIYSLGTNEFVLFFARILTGTGDATIWVNMVLILGQWFNRKEFVRLIGLAGMTGSLGFLLATVPFSAWISLLGWRIAFFSAGLLLCLCGILLYIVLFKKPKQLSLTDTASVKNEIPREKTLTLLRRTFSNRQVWALFCCHFGVVGAYVGFIGSWAVPYGMTVYDMTRSDASQFIMIGLIGALIGAPLASWMSSRLGTIKRPYVMIHLLTLLGWVCFLFFHGNPPVLMLYLLFFIIGFGFGASALTFALVRQTFPIIESGIVSGIANTGGFLSAVLLPSIFGMVLDHFPSELGNVGDGYYYGFITPVLFSIIGLMGVIFIKEKRQVREIA; this is encoded by the coding sequence TTGGATAAACAAAATAGCCAATTTAGATGGGTTGTCTTTGCTACAGTACTGTTTACTTATTTACTAATGGCGAGCCAGCGAACCGCTCCGGGACTCATCACAGACCAAGTGATGAGGGATATTCAGGTAACCGCCTCAACGATCGGGGTACTGACAAGTATACAATTTTTTGTCTATACCGGTTTGCAAATTCCTATGGGGATTTTGGCCGATCGATATGGCCCTAATTTTTTCCTAATTGTCGGTGCAATCCTTACAGGTATAGGAACGATTATTTATAGTCTTGGTACGAATGAATTTGTCCTGTTTTTTGCGAGGATATTGACGGGGACGGGAGATGCAACCATCTGGGTCAATATGGTGTTAATATTAGGGCAATGGTTTAATCGAAAGGAATTTGTTCGTTTAATTGGCCTTGCGGGTATGACTGGAAGCTTGGGTTTCCTGTTGGCGACGGTCCCATTCTCTGCTTGGATTAGCTTGCTTGGCTGGAGGATAGCCTTTTTTTCAGCAGGACTGCTACTCTGTCTGTGTGGCATTCTCCTTTATATCGTTCTTTTTAAAAAACCAAAACAACTTTCTCTGACAGATACGGCATCTGTAAAAAACGAGATTCCACGAGAAAAAACACTGACTTTATTACGAAGAACTTTTTCCAATCGACAGGTATGGGCGTTATTTTGCTGTCATTTTGGGGTTGTCGGCGCGTATGTAGGATTTATCGGTTCCTGGGCTGTACCGTATGGGATGACGGTGTATGATATGACACGATCAGATGCGAGTCAGTTTATCATGATTGGTTTGATTGGGGCATTGATCGGAGCTCCTCTAGCTAGCTGGATGTCAAGTCGGTTAGGAACGATTAAACGGCCTTATGTGATGATTCATCTCCTTACGTTGTTGGGGTGGGTTTGCTTTCTCTTCTTTCATGGAAATCCGCCTGTTCTCATGCTTTACTTGCTGTTCTTTATAATTGGCTTTGGATTTGGGGCAAGTGCCTTGACCTTTGCACTCGTTCGGCAAACGTTTCCTATCATCGAATCAGGCATTGTTTCTGGCATTGCGAATACAGGGGGATTTTTGAGTGCCGTCCTGCTGCCAAGCATTTTTGGAATGGTGTTGGATCATTTTCCGTCTGAATTAGGTAATGTTGGTGATGGATACTATTACGGTTTCATCACGCCCGTTCTATTTTCTATCATTGGCTTGATGGGAGTCATTTTTATCAAGGAAAAACGACAAGTAAGAGAAATAGCATAA
- a CDS encoding DUF421 domain-containing protein has protein sequence MLDFVLIIIRSIVAFILLLFLTRVMGKKQLSQLTFFDYVVGITIGSIAATMSVDKNIQISNGVVSLAIWGFFSIFLGFLGMKSRKFLQLTDGRPSIVIKNGEVLEESMKKNQIAVDELMMLLREKGVFKVDDIEIAILETNGELSVMKKTDLEPITSRLLGMKVTLEHAPSLLIVDGHILKENISTLGYSKKWLIKEIEKQGAQSLNDVFLAQVDSKGDLFVDLYEDKNPKGNSESINN, from the coding sequence GTGCTTGATTTTGTATTAATTATTATTCGATCAATTGTAGCATTTATTTTACTTTTATTTTTAACTAGGGTAATGGGTAAAAAACAACTTTCACAACTTACATTTTTTGATTATGTTGTAGGGATTACAATAGGATCGATTGCCGCAACAATGTCCGTTGATAAAAATATTCAAATTTCTAATGGAGTTGTTTCTTTAGCAATTTGGGGTTTTTTCTCGATTTTTTTAGGGTTTTTGGGTATGAAGTCGAGAAAGTTTTTACAGCTAACAGATGGTAGACCCTCTATAGTTATTAAGAATGGAGAAGTGTTAGAAGAAAGCATGAAGAAAAATCAAATTGCTGTTGATGAGTTAATGATGCTACTAAGAGAAAAAGGAGTATTTAAGGTAGATGATATTGAAATAGCCATATTAGAAACGAATGGGGAACTAAGCGTTATGAAAAAAACAGATCTTGAGCCAATTACATCTCGTTTACTTGGCATGAAAGTGACACTTGAACATGCACCAAGTTTATTAATAGTCGATGGTCATATTTTAAAAGAAAATATATCAACTTTGGGTTATTCAAAAAAATGGCTTATCAAAGAGATAGAAAAGCAAGGAGCACAATCATTGAATGATGTATTCTTAGCTCAAGTTGATTCAAAAGGAGATCTTTTTGTAGATTTATATGAGGACAAGAACCCAAAGGGCAATAGTGAAAGTATAAATAACTAA
- a CDS encoding CynX/NimT family MFS transporter — MELLKTKAFTHSNYIYLLIAGIVLIAFNLRPAITSLGPLVGMIQEDVGLAHWSAGLLMSLPLLVFAVMSPLVPKIAARLTNERTLLVGLTTLLIGISIRSIPTPFLLFTGTLLVGLGIAIGNVLLPAVVKERFPKKFGLMTSVYSTSMGLIASLASGISVPLAVDLDLGWQGAQIVWGIPVIIALILWGVLFKYREKEKSGSQQKQRTSSKEIWRSSLAWQIAIFMGFQSFSFYVTISWLTEILHSHEINLETAGWLLSFTQLVGLPASFVIPVLAARFQSQVWLSFFLGMFAVLGYSGLLFGSTYSVLIVSIIFIGIALGGSFPLALTYIGLRTQTGQQTADLSGMAQSTGYVLAAVGPLFIGYLYDLTHAWTIPLIMLIVVSVILTVFGMLSGRDRYV; from the coding sequence ATGGAATTACTAAAAACCAAGGCATTTACACATTCAAATTATATCTATTTGTTGATCGCTGGTATTGTCCTTATTGCATTTAACCTACGACCAGCCATCACATCATTGGGCCCTTTGGTCGGGATGATTCAAGAGGATGTTGGACTGGCACACTGGAGTGCAGGGCTATTGATGAGCCTGCCGTTACTCGTATTTGCCGTCATGTCCCCTCTGGTACCTAAGATAGCGGCTCGACTGACAAATGAGCGGACCTTATTGGTTGGGTTAACCACTCTTTTGATCGGCATTTCCATTCGCTCGATCCCCACGCCTTTTTTACTTTTTACTGGGACTCTTCTGGTCGGCTTAGGCATCGCGATCGGCAATGTCCTTTTGCCCGCGGTAGTGAAGGAGCGTTTTCCTAAAAAATTTGGGCTGATGACGAGTGTTTACTCTACATCCATGGGGTTGATCGCCTCTTTAGCATCAGGAATTAGCGTGCCTTTAGCTGTTGATTTGGATCTTGGTTGGCAGGGAGCGCAAATCGTCTGGGGGATCCCAGTGATTATTGCTCTTATCTTGTGGGGGGTTCTATTTAAGTATCGGGAAAAAGAGAAAAGTGGAAGTCAACAGAAACAAAGAACGTCTTCTAAAGAGATCTGGCGGTCATCACTTGCCTGGCAAATCGCGATATTCATGGGTTTTCAGTCGTTCTCCTTTTATGTCACGATTTCGTGGTTAACGGAAATCTTACATAGTCATGAGATAAATTTGGAAACCGCGGGATGGCTTCTATCCTTTACACAGCTCGTAGGGTTGCCCGCAAGCTTTGTTATACCGGTCCTCGCCGCTCGATTTCAGTCACAGGTGTGGCTCTCTTTTTTCCTAGGTATGTTTGCTGTGCTAGGGTATAGCGGATTATTGTTCGGTTCAACCTATTCAGTTCTAATCGTAAGTATCATCTTTATTGGAATAGCATTAGGCGGAAGCTTCCCCTTGGCTCTTACTTATATAGGGCTCCGTACGCAAACCGGGCAACAGACGGCAGATTTATCGGGGATGGCACAATCAACAGGATATGTTCTTGCAGCAGTCGGTCCACTATTTATCGGATATTTATATGACCTCACACATGCGTGGACAATTCCTCTAATTATGCTGATAGTCGTATCAGTCATTTTAACGGTATTTGGGATGTTATCTGGGCGGGATCGGTATGTGTAG
- a CDS encoding spore germination protein encodes MKSTWGRLFKKKKEKKQELGDKIGFSFEQVLSPSICENIHFIKKTLGNSGDLIISEFKMGKPWLNKSASIYINGLTDKELTGHLIMEKLMSDASILDDDAWSPNQIGTYVKEHILPIPHVEMVTDFQKLFSFLLSGQTIVLIDGWTMACACSSQGGELRSISEPTIETSVRGPKESFTESLITNTSLVRRRINSPNLWLDTQKLGNITQTQIGIMYINGIVNEKLLNEVKERLNKIDVNEVQGSNTIEEWITDETLTPWPTIFVTERPDVVTGNLLEGRIAIFVDGTPIPLVVPATLNQFFITAEDYYLKWIMTSFLRVIRMVSFLFTLLGQANFIAFVSFHPELIPTPLLINLAAQRQGVPFPIIFEALLMELTFEVLREAGVRMPRPVGQAVSIVGALVLGEAAVSAGIVSSAMVIVVAATAIASFTIPHFLMTDAVRLLRFLMIFLAGAFGIYGIGIGIILLVAHTVSLRSFGVSYLSPFAPFIVDDQKDAILRLPIPFTQRGFHFFSKLRNGK; translated from the coding sequence ATGAAGAGTACTTGGGGCCGTCTATTTAAGAAAAAAAAGGAAAAAAAGCAAGAGTTGGGGGATAAAATAGGGTTCTCTTTTGAACAGGTACTAAGTCCTTCCATATGTGAAAATATTCATTTCATAAAAAAAACATTAGGTAATAGTGGAGATTTAATTATTAGTGAATTTAAAATGGGGAAGCCTTGGTTAAATAAATCTGCTTCTATATATATCAACGGATTAACAGATAAGGAACTAACTGGGCATTTAATCATGGAAAAACTTATGTCCGATGCAAGCATCTTAGATGATGATGCTTGGTCTCCTAATCAAATAGGTACATATGTAAAAGAACATATACTTCCGATTCCACATGTTGAGATGGTAACGGACTTCCAAAAACTTTTTTCCTTTCTTTTGTCAGGACAAACAATTGTGCTGATTGATGGATGGACTATGGCATGTGCTTGCTCTTCCCAAGGGGGAGAATTAAGATCTATTTCTGAACCTACTATAGAAACTTCCGTGCGTGGACCAAAAGAGAGTTTTACAGAATCTCTCATTACAAATACTTCCTTGGTCCGTCGACGAATTAATAGTCCTAATCTTTGGTTAGATACTCAAAAACTTGGAAACATCACACAAACACAAATAGGCATTATGTATATAAATGGGATTGTAAATGAGAAACTTCTTAACGAAGTAAAGGAAAGACTTAATAAAATCGATGTTAATGAGGTTCAGGGTTCAAATACAATTGAAGAATGGATTACTGATGAAACTTTAACACCTTGGCCCACTATTTTTGTCACTGAACGGCCTGATGTAGTAACAGGAAATTTGCTGGAAGGTCGTATAGCAATTTTTGTAGATGGTACACCAATTCCATTAGTGGTTCCAGCAACTTTGAACCAATTTTTTATAACCGCGGAGGATTATTATTTAAAGTGGATAATGACGAGCTTTTTAAGGGTTATTAGAATGGTTTCGTTTTTATTTACACTTCTCGGACAGGCCAATTTTATCGCTTTTGTTTCATTTCATCCAGAATTAATTCCGACACCTCTGCTTATTAATTTAGCTGCGCAGAGACAAGGAGTCCCATTTCCCATTATTTTTGAAGCATTATTAATGGAGTTAACTTTTGAAGTATTGAGAGAGGCAGGTGTTCGTATGCCTCGGCCTGTTGGTCAGGCAGTATCAATAGTGGGAGCACTTGTATTAGGGGAAGCAGCAGTATCTGCGGGAATTGTTTCAAGTGCAATGGTTATAGTGGTTGCTGCTACAGCAATCGCAAGCTTTACGATTCCCCATTTTTTAATGACAGATGCAGTTCGTTTATTAAGGTTTTTAATGATATTTTTGGCAGGTGCATTTGGAATTTACGGAATAGGAATCGGGATTATTTTGTTAGTAGCTCATACAGTGAGTCTTCGCTCTTTTGGAGTATCTTATTTGTCCCCCTTTGCCCCTTTTATTGTGGATGATCAAAAAGATGCCATCTTACGCCTGCCAATTCCATTTACACAAAGGGGTTTTCACTTTTTCAGCAAATTGAGGAATGGGAAATAG
- a CDS encoding GerAB/ArcD/ProY family transporter — MEKAKISGPQLFVLMFMFNMGTAVVVNYGIGASKDAWLAVLFGMFNGIGLFFIYHRLFLHYPELPLTGYSRKIAGKYLGWIIGLLYILYFLHITTRQVRDFSELLVSSTMTKTPLLVIVITFVLVICYVLYLGVEVLARTAQVFIAILFTFGIVANFFILISGNLDFQNLRPFLENGWKPIVTTTFLETTHFPYGEMVVFTMLLPYLNQRSSVKKTWLSALILSGFVLSWTVCLNLAVLGVEVVERSTFPTLTTIGKVNLLEFIQRLDALVVFSMMITVFFKGAIFMYGAVIGIVDLFKLKNHQQVIFPIGGIIIISAIIIAPNFPAYLEEGREGLRYIVYLFFLFFPLMMLVISAIQKLIKQ, encoded by the coding sequence ATGGAGAAAGCCAAAATAAGTGGTCCTCAATTATTTGTCCTTATGTTTATGTTTAACATGGGGACGGCAGTCGTTGTAAACTATGGGATAGGAGCGAGTAAGGACGCTTGGCTTGCTGTCCTTTTTGGAATGTTTAATGGGATAGGCTTATTTTTTATATACCATCGTTTATTTCTTCATTATCCGGAGTTACCTCTCACTGGATATTCGAGAAAAATTGCCGGAAAATATCTGGGATGGATTATTGGTTTATTATATATTTTATATTTTTTACATATTACAACAAGGCAAGTACGTGATTTTAGCGAATTACTTGTTTCGTCAACTATGACAAAAACACCGCTTTTAGTAATTGTAATCACGTTTGTATTAGTCATTTGTTATGTTCTATACCTAGGAGTTGAAGTGTTGGCTAGAACAGCACAAGTGTTTATTGCCATCCTGTTCACATTTGGAATTGTAGCAAACTTTTTTATCCTTATCTCAGGCAATTTGGATTTTCAGAATTTAAGGCCTTTTTTGGAAAATGGCTGGAAACCTATTGTAACAACCACTTTTTTGGAAACGACACATTTCCCTTATGGGGAAATGGTTGTATTTACTATGCTTCTTCCCTATCTTAATCAACGTAGTTCAGTAAAGAAAACATGGCTGTCGGCCTTAATTTTGAGTGGATTTGTCTTAAGCTGGACAGTTTGTTTAAACCTCGCTGTTTTGGGTGTGGAAGTAGTGGAGAGGTCCACTTTTCCTACCTTAACTACTATTGGAAAAGTCAATCTACTTGAATTTATACAAAGACTGGACGCACTAGTTGTATTTTCAATGATGATCACAGTCTTTTTCAAAGGAGCAATTTTTATGTACGGTGCTGTGATTGGCATTGTTGATTTATTTAAGTTAAAAAACCACCAGCAAGTTATATTTCCTATTGGTGGGATTATCATAATCTCAGCAATAATCATTGCTCCAAACTTTCCAGCATATTTGGAAGAAGGGAGAGAAGGCCTTAGATATATCGTTTATCTATTTTTTCTCTTTTTCCCTCTGATGATGTTAGTTATTTCAGCCATACAAAAGCTTATTAAACAATAG
- the katG gene encoding catalase/peroxidase HPI: MEGFSTTNGGKCPFNHGSTTTPKSSGTTNKDFWPNQLNLNILRQHDKKSNPLGEDFNYAEEFQKLDYEALKQDLRNLMTDSQDWWPADYGHYGPMFIRMSWHAAGTYRSGDGRGGGGTGNQRFAPLNSWADNVNVDKARRLLWPIKQKYGNKISWADLLLLTGNVALESMGLKTFGFGGGRADIWHPEEDIYWGSETEMLGDNRYTGERDLENPLAAVQMGLIYVNPEGPNGKPDPLKSAHDIRETFGRMGMNDEETVALIAGGHTFGKAHGAGDAAHVGPDPEAAPLEAQGLGWLSTHGSGNGGDTISSGLEGSWTANPTQWDNGFFDLLFGYEWWLTKSPAGAYQWMAVDPAEKDLAPDAADSSKKVPTVMFTSDLALRFDPIYEKISRRFHANPDEFADAFARAWFKLLHRDMGPKSRYLGPEVPEEDLIWQDPVPAVDYELTEEEVAKIKVLILDSGLTIGELVTTAWASASTFRGSDNRGGANGARIRLTPQKDWEVNQPEQLQRVLSVLEEVQSNLEKKVSLADLIVLGGSAAVEKAAQEAGFDVTVPFAPGRGDATQEQTDAESFDVLEPVADGFRNYQKKEYSVTSEELLVDKAQLLGLTAPEMTVLIGGMRVLGTNHDGTDHGVFTDHVGTLTNDFFVNLLDMGVEWKAADGSVYEGRDRKTGEVVRTATRVDLVFGSNSILRAIAEVYAQEDNKEKFVRDFIAAWVKVMNADRFDLKVTKTNAFAEHSA, from the coding sequence ATGGAAGGTTTTAGCACTACAAACGGTGGCAAATGCCCGTTTAACCATGGCAGCACGACTACTCCTAAATCTAGTGGTACAACAAATAAAGACTTTTGGCCAAATCAGTTAAACTTAAATATACTTCGTCAGCATGACAAAAAATCTAATCCTTTAGGAGAAGACTTTAATTATGCAGAAGAATTTCAAAAATTAGATTACGAGGCTCTAAAGCAAGATCTTCGCAACTTAATGACAGACAGCCAAGATTGGTGGCCTGCTGACTATGGTCATTATGGTCCAATGTTTATTCGTATGTCTTGGCACGCAGCTGGTACATACCGTTCTGGTGACGGCCGTGGTGGCGGTGGAACAGGCAATCAGCGTTTTGCTCCACTGAACAGCTGGGCGGATAACGTGAACGTTGATAAAGCACGTAGACTATTATGGCCAATTAAGCAAAAGTACGGAAACAAGATTTCTTGGGCTGACTTATTGCTTTTAACAGGAAACGTTGCGCTTGAATCAATGGGCTTAAAGACATTTGGTTTTGGTGGCGGACGTGCAGACATTTGGCATCCAGAAGAAGACATCTACTGGGGTTCTGAAACTGAAATGCTAGGCGATAACCGTTACACAGGCGAACGTGACCTTGAAAATCCACTTGCTGCTGTTCAAATGGGACTTATCTATGTAAACCCAGAAGGTCCAAATGGCAAGCCAGATCCATTAAAAAGCGCGCATGATATTCGTGAAACATTCGGCCGCATGGGAATGAATGATGAAGAAACCGTTGCATTAATCGCTGGTGGCCATACTTTTGGTAAAGCACACGGTGCAGGAGATGCAGCTCATGTTGGTCCAGATCCAGAAGCTGCTCCTCTTGAAGCACAAGGCTTAGGTTGGTTAAGCACTCATGGTAGTGGTAATGGTGGGGATACCATCTCTAGTGGTCTTGAAGGTTCTTGGACGGCTAATCCAACACAGTGGGATAATGGTTTCTTTGATTTATTGTTTGGATATGAATGGTGGTTGACTAAGAGTCCTGCAGGGGCATATCAATGGATGGCCGTAGATCCAGCTGAAAAAGATCTTGCACCAGATGCAGCAGATTCATCTAAAAAAGTTCCGACGGTAATGTTTACATCGGATTTAGCCTTACGTTTTGACCCTATTTATGAGAAGATTTCACGTCGTTTCCATGCAAATCCTGATGAGTTTGCTGATGCATTTGCTCGCGCATGGTTTAAACTTTTACACCGTGACATGGGTCCTAAATCAAGATACCTTGGTCCAGAAGTTCCAGAAGAAGATCTTATCTGGCAAGATCCTGTACCAGCGGTTGATTATGAATTAACAGAAGAAGAAGTAGCAAAAATCAAGGTATTAATCCTTGACTCTGGACTTACAATTGGTGAGCTAGTGACAACTGCTTGGGCTTCAGCAAGTACTTTCCGTGGTTCAGACAATCGCGGTGGCGCAAATGGCGCTCGCATTCGTCTTACTCCACAAAAGGATTGGGAAGTCAACCAACCAGAACAACTTCAAAGAGTTCTTTCTGTGCTTGAAGAAGTTCAAAGCAATCTAGAGAAGAAAGTTAGTCTTGCTGACTTAATCGTACTAGGTGGTTCTGCGGCAGTAGAAAAAGCTGCACAAGAAGCAGGTTTTGATGTAACTGTTCCTTTTGCTCCTGGACGTGGGGATGCAACACAAGAACAAACCGATGCAGAAAGCTTTGACGTACTAGAACCTGTTGCTGATGGTTTCCGCAACTACCAGAAGAAAGAGTACAGTGTTACTTCAGAAGAGCTTCTTGTAGACAAGGCACAACTTCTAGGCCTTACAGCACCAGAAATGACGGTTCTTATTGGTGGTATGCGTGTATTAGGTACCAACCATGATGGTACTGATCACGGTGTATTCACGGATCATGTAGGAACACTTACGAATGACTTCTTCGTGAACCTACTCGACATGGGTGTAGAATGGAAAGCTGCAGATGGAAGCGTATATGAAGGACGTGACCGTAAGACAGGTGAAGTTGTAAGAACAGCAACTAGAGTTGACCTAGTATTCGGTTCAAACTCCATTCTACGCGCGATCGCTGAAGTGTATGCGCAAGAAGATAACAAAGAGAAATTTGTTCGTGACTTTATCGCTGCATGGGTGAAGGTAATGAACGCTGATCGTTTTGACCTTAAAGTAACGAAAACGAATGCTTTCGCTGAGCATAGTGCTTAG
- a CDS encoding Ger(x)C family spore germination protein codes for MQKLYLLLILILLLICLSGCWDNVELKDLSIVSGIGIDKGGDSDKNRYSTTVQIVNPSQVAGGQQGGKVQSAPVTTYTATGSTLKEALRKISHKAPSQLFFPHVQVMFIGEDLAKEGILELFDLIERDPNFRVLFPILIVRGHTAEDVLKVTTPLIPIPSMKVVDSLKSSEKVWSEYPSSRIDQIIPRLNKGSFSITGININGDIAIGNKTENMQQIYQAANLEIIGLALFKKGKMETWLENESARGVMWAKNQMKQTVVTLDCPKKKDAITIDILRAHSDIKINIKNEKPVINMTIVTLGSVSETQCNLPLEKNKTIIELEKQLSKEIKEEVLETMKSAQDRKIDVFGFGNNLNIEDKKYWKKIEDIWEDEIFPETEININVLTTIRRTGMRINSYIE; via the coding sequence ATGCAAAAACTGTATTTGTTATTAATATTAATTTTATTACTTATATGTTTATCAGGGTGCTGGGACAACGTCGAACTAAAAGACCTTAGCATCGTATCTGGGATAGGTATTGATAAGGGTGGGGACTCTGATAAGAATAGATACAGCACAACTGTCCAAATAGTTAATCCAAGTCAAGTGGCCGGTGGTCAGCAAGGAGGGAAAGTGCAATCGGCACCTGTAACCACTTATACTGCTACAGGTAGCACGCTAAAAGAAGCATTACGAAAAATTTCTCACAAGGCACCTTCTCAACTTTTCTTTCCCCATGTCCAAGTAATGTTTATCGGTGAGGATTTAGCCAAAGAAGGAATCCTTGAGTTGTTTGATCTAATTGAACGGGATCCAAATTTTCGTGTTCTTTTTCCGATATTAATCGTTAGGGGACATACAGCAGAGGATGTACTTAAAGTAACTACCCCCTTAATACCTATACCTTCCATGAAAGTAGTGGATAGTTTGAAATCTTCTGAAAAGGTATGGAGTGAATATCCAAGCTCACGAATTGATCAGATTATACCTCGTTTGAATAAAGGAAGTTTTAGTATCACTGGGATTAATATTAATGGGGATATAGCAATTGGTAATAAAACAGAAAATATGCAACAGATTTATCAAGCCGCTAACCTAGAAATAATAGGACTTGCCCTATTTAAGAAAGGGAAAATGGAAACTTGGTTGGAAAATGAATCTGCCCGAGGTGTAATGTGGGCTAAAAATCAAATGAAACAAACTGTGGTGACGCTTGATTGCCCAAAAAAGAAGGATGCAATCACTATTGATATCCTGCGTGCCCATTCAGATATCAAGATTAATATAAAGAATGAGAAACCGGTAATTAATATGACTATTGTTACATTAGGTTCCGTATCAGAAACCCAATGTAACTTGCCACTTGAAAAAAATAAAACCATTATCGAGTTAGAAAAACAACTAAGCAAAGAAATTAAAGAAGAGGTCCTAGAGACAATGAAATCTGCTCAAGATAGAAAAATCGATGTTTTTGGATTCGGGAACAATTTAAACATTGAGGATAAAAAGTACTGGAAAAAAATAGAGGATATTTGGGAAGACGAGATTTTTCCAGAGACAGAAATCAACATAAACGTTTTGACAACAATTCGTAGGACAGGCATGAGGATAAATTCGTATATTGAATAA
- a CDS encoding glycoside hydrolase family 68 protein, with protein MKKTSKWKGLALATVIAASSIIVTPAMAAENQTSVWSRQQAEKVKLTEETTAPEVDLEFDLVAPDQWVWDTWPLQNRDGSLAIVNGYRVAFALVAPRSLGWGERHTEARIGMFYSKNGKDWTYAGIPYEYENAKGYMQWAGTAMLDEDGKVHLFYTATGDRENWDYNGWDKRAVQRLAKTTFDIETNKDGVELTNEGEHEIILEADGKHYETIEQADSPIITAFRDPFFFQDPNTGKEYIIFEGQAGSDRDYIKPENIGDEEYRSTHSVPEGAEKYNGNIGIAEVLDEDVSELKLLPPLLESVGTNHQLERPHMVINGDEYYLFTISHTFTYAPGLTGPDGVYGFVSNGLFGDKKPMNESGLVIANPAENPYQAYSWMVLPNQQVISFINEPVDENGKVNFGGTFAATLKLKLDGDTSKIMKEGKTGEIKPFGANR; from the coding sequence ATGAAGAAAACTAGCAAATGGAAAGGCCTTGCTTTGGCAACGGTGATTGCTGCAAGCAGCATAATTGTTACACCAGCAATGGCCGCGGAGAATCAAACGTCCGTCTGGTCACGCCAGCAAGCGGAAAAAGTGAAACTTACAGAAGAAACAACGGCACCAGAGGTCGATTTGGAGTTTGATCTTGTCGCACCTGACCAATGGGTATGGGATACATGGCCACTACAGAATAGAGATGGTTCTCTAGCGATCGTGAACGGCTATCGTGTGGCTTTTGCTTTGGTGGCACCTCGCAGCCTAGGATGGGGAGAGCGACATACGGAAGCAAGAATTGGAATGTTTTATTCTAAGAACGGCAAGGATTGGACCTATGCAGGAATTCCTTATGAATATGAGAATGCGAAAGGATACATGCAATGGGCGGGTACAGCCATGCTTGATGAAGATGGAAAAGTGCACTTATTCTATACCGCAACTGGGGACAGAGAGAACTGGGATTATAACGGATGGGATAAAAGAGCCGTTCAGCGTCTTGCCAAAACGACTTTTGATATCGAGACCAATAAAGATGGCGTCGAGCTGACAAATGAAGGCGAGCATGAAATTATTCTTGAAGCAGACGGCAAACATTATGAAACGATCGAACAGGCAGATAGCCCAATCATCACAGCATTCCGTGATCCATTCTTCTTCCAGGATCCGAATACAGGAAAAGAATATATCATCTTTGAAGGACAAGCTGGAAGCGACCGAGATTATATCAAACCAGAAAATATTGGGGACGAAGAGTACCGCAGCACACATTCTGTTCCTGAAGGCGCAGAAAAATACAACGGAAATATTGGTATTGCCGAAGTGCTAGATGAAGATGTAAGTGAATTAAAGCTTCTTCCTCCATTGCTTGAATCAGTTGGTACAAATCATCAGTTAGAACGACCGCACATGGTGATCAATGGCGATGAATATTATCTATTTACCATCAGCCATACCTTTACATACGCTCCTGGTTTAACAGGACCTGACGGTGTATATGGATTTGTCAGCAATGGACTGTTCGGTGATAAAAAGCCAATGAATGAGAGTGGTCTTGTGATCGCGAACCCAGCAGAGAATCCTTACCAGGCTTATTCATGGATGGTCCTTCCAAATCAGCAGGTCATTAGCTTTATTAATGAACCAGTTGATGAGAACGGAAAGGTGAACTTTGGGGGTACATTCGCTGCTACCTTGAAATTAAAGCTTGATGGAGATACTTCAAAAATTATGAAAGAAGGAAAAACAGGCGAAATTAAGCCATTTGGTGCGAATCGCTAA